One window of Methanobrevibacter woesei genomic DNA carries:
- the thiC gene encoding phosphomethylpyrimidine synthase, giving the protein MTQLSDARKGILTEEMKTVAKKENVSEDFILKSVADGTIVIPSNVNRDIEAAGIGAGLRTKVNATIGTSTDIVNFDEEELKAQIAIDNGADCLMELSIGGDLDEIRRRILGMSPLPVGTVPIYQAAIETIRDKGSAIYMDEDIMFNTIEKQAKDGVDFMAIHCSVNIETLSRLKTQGRKAGLVSRGGAFISSWIVENEIENPLYKNYDYILEIAKEHDVVMSLANAMRAGAIADSTDRAQVQELIILGELVDRAREAGVQTMIEGPGHIPINEIPANVTIQKKLCSGAPFYMLGPIVCDVAPGYDHIVSAIGAAESAKAGADFICYVTPAEHLALPSPQDVKDGVIATRIGAYAGDMAKGVHNGEKDLLMADARKALDWEAQYNLAICPDDARAKRDARPPEDSDACTMCGDFCAVKIVNEWLDQSDSDVFKTH; this is encoded by the coding sequence ATGACCCAATTAAGTGATGCAAGAAAAGGTATTTTAACAGAAGAAATGAAAACAGTTGCTAAAAAAGAGAATGTGAGTGAAGATTTCATATTAAAATCAGTAGCTGATGGAACTATTGTAATTCCTTCCAATGTAAACAGAGACATTGAAGCAGCAGGTATTGGTGCAGGACTTAGAACCAAAGTTAATGCAACTATCGGAACATCAACAGATATTGTTAATTTTGATGAAGAAGAACTTAAAGCACAAATAGCTATCGATAATGGTGCAGACTGTTTAATGGAATTAAGTATTGGTGGAGACTTAGATGAAATTAGAAGAAGAATCTTAGGAATGTCCCCACTTCCTGTTGGTACTGTTCCAATTTATCAAGCAGCTATTGAAACCATAAGAGACAAAGGGTCAGCAATTTACATGGATGAAGATATAATGTTCAACACCATTGAAAAACAAGCAAAAGATGGTGTAGACTTTATGGCAATCCACTGTAGTGTAAACATTGAAACATTATCCAGACTTAAAACACAAGGAAGAAAAGCAGGTTTAGTTTCAAGAGGTGGAGCATTTATCTCTTCATGGATTGTTGAAAACGAAATTGAAAACCCATTATACAAAAACTACGATTATATCTTAGAAATAGCTAAAGAACATGATGTTGTAATGTCTCTTGCAAATGCAATGAGAGCAGGGGCAATTGCTGACTCAACAGACAGAGCACAAGTTCAAGAACTAATTATTTTAGGAGAATTAGTTGACAGAGCACGTGAAGCAGGTGTTCAAACAATGATTGAAGGACCAGGACACATCCCAATCAATGAAATTCCTGCAAATGTAACTATCCAGAAAAAATTATGTTCTGGAGCACCATTTTACATGTTAGGACCTATTGTATGTGATGTTGCACCAGGTTATGACCATATTGTATCAGCTATTGGAGCTGCAGAATCTGCAAAAGCTGGAGCTGATTTCATTTGTTATGTAACTCCTGCAGAACATTTAGCACTTCCTTCTCCTCAAGATGTAAAAGATGGAGTAATAGCTACAAGAATTGGTGCTTATGCTGGAGATATGGCAAAAGGAGTACATAATGGAGAAAAAGATTTATTAATGGCAGATGCAAGAAAAGCTCTCGATTGGGAAGCACAGTATAATTTAGCTATTTGTCCAGATGATGCTCGTGCAAAAAGAGATGCAAGACCACCTGAAGATTCAGATGCTTGTACAATGTGTGGAGACTTCTGTGCAGTTAAGATTGTAAATGAATGGTTAGATCAATCTGATTCAGACGTTTTCAAAACCCATTAA
- the hxlB gene encoding 6-phospho-3-hexuloisomerase, whose amino-acid sequence MELMKSSIDAIIGNIRAAEEYLNEEDIDKFLDIIVSSKNVFLIGAGRSGLAAKAFAMRLMHLGISSYVVGETISPAIYEDDCIIAISGSGETNTIVSAANIAKNRGSKVLALTSYPESTLGKLADTVLLVKGRTKVEADDENYMKRQIHGNYTSLTPLGTAFELTTLVFLDALVSELMEIMHQTESDLKARHTVLE is encoded by the coding sequence ATGGAATTGATGAAAAGTTCTATTGATGCAATAATTGGTAACATAAGAGCTGCAGAAGAATATTTAAACGAAGAAGATATTGACAAATTTTTAGATATTATTGTAAGTTCTAAAAATGTTTTCCTTATTGGAGCTGGAAGATCTGGTTTAGCTGCTAAAGCTTTTGCAATGAGATTAATGCATTTAGGAATTAGTTCATATGTTGTAGGTGAAACTATTTCTCCAGCTATTTATGAAGATGATTGTATAATTGCTATTTCTGGTTCTGGTGAAACAAATACTATTGTTTCAGCAGCAAATATTGCAAAAAATAGAGGATCTAAAGTTTTAGCATTAACTTCATACCCTGAATCAACATTAGGAAAATTAGCAGATACAGTTCTTTTAGTTAAAGGTAGAACTAAAGTGGAAGCTGATGATGAAAATTACATGAAACGTCAAATTCATGGTAATTATACTTCTTTAACTCCATTAGGAACTGCTTTTGAATTAACTACTTTAGTATTTTTAGATGCTTTAGTTTCTGAATTAATGGAAATTATGCATCAAACAGAAAGCGATTTAAAAGCACGTCATACTGTGCTTGAATAA
- a CDS encoding LysR family transcriptional regulator, which translates to MKIKSNGLINLEINGKIYDYKLYESLNSLNKTQSQRKSAKELNISHAVFNRRIKKAEEKLEFKLVNNSSSGSELTKEGLMLLEEYQKYTNQISPTDKITIGGGHIISGLLESIKQPFDLSVYSSTDIDAFELGKRGVVDILALDDPLIAFERDLNFIPIAFDYLVLVANENSKKIKSLKDMENLRFVSVKGSAQRLAWDSLKHYDIPFTIVSEVNSQFDAFKMVKNSENLYSFLNASFFKGNPILQYDTRHVISLIQVNDEKEEVEQFINYLQNEGQKEIVKQGFMSIK; encoded by the coding sequence ATGAAAATCAAAAGCAATGGATTAATAAATTTAGAGATTAATGGGAAAATTTATGATTATAAACTGTATGAAAGTTTAAACTCCTTAAATAAGACACAATCTCAACGAAAATCTGCAAAAGAACTTAACATATCTCATGCAGTTTTCAATAGAAGAATTAAAAAAGCAGAAGAAAAATTAGAATTTAAACTTGTTAATAATAGCTCTTCTGGAAGTGAACTGACCAAAGAGGGATTAATGCTACTTGAGGAATACCAGAAATATACAAATCAGATATCTCCAACTGACAAAATAACTATTGGAGGAGGACATATTATTTCTGGTCTTTTAGAATCAATAAAGCAACCTTTTGATTTGTCTGTTTACAGTAGCACAGATATTGATGCATTTGAATTGGGAAAAAGAGGAGTTGTTGATATTCTAGCTTTAGATGATCCATTGATTGCTTTTGAAAGAGATTTAAACTTTATTCCCATAGCTTTTGATTATCTTGTTTTAGTAGCTAATGAAAACTCAAAAAAAATTAAAAGTCTAAAAGACATGGAAAATCTAAGGTTTGTATCAGTAAAAGGATCAGCACAAAGGTTGGCATGGGATAGTTTAAAACATTACGATATCCCATTTACAATTGTCAGTGAAGTTAACTCCCAATTTGATGCTTTTAAAATGGTTAAAAACTCTGAAAATTTATATAGTTTTCTAAATGCCAGTTTTTTCAAAGGAAATCCAATATTACAATATGATACACGTCATGTCATCAGTCTTATTCAAGTAAACGATGAAAAGGAAGAGGTTGAGCAATTCATCAATTATCTTCAGAATGAAGGGCAAAAAGAAATAGTAAAACAAGGTTTTATGTCAATAAAATAA
- the fdhF gene encoding formate dehydrogenase subunit alpha codes for MVEIKYVPTICPYCGTGCGLNFVVKDGKIVGVEPYKRHPVNEGKVCPKGNFGYEFINREDRLTTPLIKENGEFREASWDEALDLVANKLKEVSDEDPNKVGFYACARSPNENIYITQKLARVACGTQNVDHCARICHGPTVAGLATTFGSGAMTNGFDSIKEADVIFCIGSNNMEAHPLFGRKIIQAKQNGAKLIVADPRYTPTAKLADDYIEFKTGTDVALLNGMMKIILDNDLQDDEFIKNRTKGFEEMKEVVMKYDVEKVAEITEATVEQITNAALDYGRAEKAAIVYSLGITEHSHGADNVMSCANLAMLTGNIGKEGTGVNPLRGQNNVQGACDMGALPSDYVGYRKVADQETTDWFNEYYGTNLPAKPGLTLVEMMNAAHAGDLKVLYIHGEDPVLSDADIKHTKEALANLDMLIVQELFMTDTAECADVVLPAAGWGEQEGTFTNGERRVQCLHKAQEPPEGAMLDWKIMEEIAVRMGVPREKFHYESAEEIFEEIRECAPIFAGMNRERLDTPEALHWPCPSEDDPCQPLMHKDKFAHPDGLGVFQALEHLGPVEVPDEEYPLLLTTTRILFHYHAAMTRRCKTLDNEVKTGFIEINTEDAEELGILNNEIVKASSRRGEIEIPARVTDDIKKGIVNIPMHFSECAANMLTNSDSFDPKSKMVELKACAIKVEKIEG; via the coding sequence ATGGTTGAGATTAAGTATGTACCAACAATCTGTCCATACTGTGGTACTGGGTGTGGACTTAATTTTGTTGTAAAAGATGGCAAAATTGTTGGTGTAGAACCTTATAAAAGACACCCAGTAAATGAGGGTAAAGTTTGTCCAAAAGGAAACTTTGGTTATGAATTTATTAATAGAGAAGACAGATTAACTACTCCTTTAATAAAAGAAAATGGTGAATTCAGGGAAGCTTCTTGGGATGAAGCATTAGATTTAGTTGCTAACAAACTTAAAGAAGTATCTGATGAAGATCCTAATAAAGTAGGATTCTATGCTTGTGCTCGTTCACCAAACGAAAACATTTATATTACTCAGAAACTAGCTAGGGTAGCTTGTGGTACTCAGAATGTAGACCATTGTGCACGTATTTGTCACGGTCCTACTGTTGCTGGTTTAGCTACTACCTTTGGTTCAGGAGCAATGACAAATGGTTTCGACAGTATTAAAGAAGCTGATGTTATATTCTGTATTGGTTCAAACAACATGGAAGCACACCCATTATTTGGACGTAAAATAATCCAAGCAAAACAAAATGGTGCTAAATTAATTGTTGCGGATCCAAGATACACACCAACTGCAAAATTAGCAGATGACTATATCGAGTTTAAAACAGGTACTGATGTAGCTTTATTAAATGGTATGATGAAAATCATTTTAGATAATGATTTACAAGATGACGAATTCATTAAAAACAGAACTAAAGGCTTCGAAGAAATGAAAGAAGTTGTCATGAAATATGACGTTGAAAAAGTTGCTGAAATTACCGAAGCTACTGTTGAACAAATTACTAACGCTGCATTAGATTATGGAAGAGCAGAAAAAGCAGCTATTGTATATTCCTTGGGTATTACCGAACACTCTCACGGTGCTGATAATGTAATGTCCTGTGCTAACTTAGCAATGTTAACTGGTAACATTGGTAAAGAAGGTACTGGTGTAAATCCATTAAGAGGACAAAACAACGTACAAGGTGCTTGTGATATGGGAGCTCTCCCTAGTGACTATGTAGGTTACAGAAAAGTAGCTGATCAAGAAACTACTGATTGGTTTAATGAATATTATGGAACTAACTTACCTGCAAAACCAGGTTTAACTCTTGTTGAAATGATGAATGCTGCTCATGCAGGAGATTTAAAAGTACTTTATATTCATGGTGAAGACCCAGTTCTCTCTGATGCAGATATTAAACACACCAAAGAAGCACTTGCTAACTTAGACATGTTGATTGTTCAAGAATTATTCATGACTGATACTGCAGAATGTGCGGATGTTGTTTTACCTGCTGCAGGTTGGGGTGAACAAGAAGGAACCTTTACCAATGGTGAAAGAAGAGTTCAATGTTTACACAAAGCTCAAGAACCACCTGAAGGTGCAATGTTAGATTGGAAGATTATGGAAGAAATTGCAGTTAGAATGGGAGTTCCAAGAGAAAAATTCCATTATGAATCTGCTGAAGAAATCTTTGAAGAAATCAGAGAATGTGCACCAATCTTTGCTGGTATGAACCGTGAAAGATTAGACACTCCTGAAGCACTTCACTGGCCATGTCCTTCAGAAGATGACCCATGTCAACCATTAATGCACAAAGATAAATTTGCACACCCTGATGGTTTAGGTGTTTTCCAAGCTCTCGAACACTTAGGTCCTGTTGAAGTACCTGATGAAGAATACCCATTATTATTAACAACTACTAGGATATTGTTCCATTATCACGCAGCAATGACTAGAAGATGTAAAACTTTAGATAATGAGGTTAAAACTGGATTCATCGAAATAAATACTGAAGATGCAGAAGAATTAGGTATCCTTAATAATGAAATTGTTAAAGCAAGTTCTAGAAGAGGAGAAATTGAAATTCCTGCTAGGGTAACTGATGATATTAAGAAAGGAATTGTAAACATTCCTATGCACTTCTCTGAATGTGCTGCAAACATGTTAACAAATTCTGATTCTTTCGATCCAAAATCTAAAATGGTTGAATTAAAAGCATGTGCTATTAAAGTAGAGAAAATCGAGGGGTAG
- a CDS encoding formate/nitrite transporter family protein, which produces MSSSFKAPAEAAKAVAATGGIKNNSPIVNLILLSFLAGAYIAFGGLLAEITNAGMLAAGFPVGLSKFAFGAVFPVGLMLVVIAGSELFTGNVMYMVMGCLNGEASIGGLARNWIVSWIFNFVGALFVAYVLAYLGGVVADPTISAGAMTVAETKIGLSWDQAFIRAIGCNWLVCLAVYLAFASDDIIGKIFGIWFPIMAFVTIGFEHSVANMFFLPLGMFLGAEGVTWSTIILNNLIPVTLGNIVGGAIFVACIYYFVYVRKS; this is translated from the coding sequence ATGAGTTCATCTTTTAAAGCTCCGGCTGAAGCTGCAAAAGCTGTTGCAGCAACAGGCGGAATAAAAAATAATTCACCTATTGTGAATTTAATCTTGCTCTCTTTCTTAGCAGGAGCATATATTGCATTCGGAGGTTTACTTGCTGAAATTACTAATGCAGGTATGCTTGCAGCAGGATTCCCTGTTGGATTATCTAAATTCGCATTTGGTGCAGTGTTCCCTGTCGGATTGATGCTCGTTGTAATTGCGGGATCTGAATTATTCACAGGTAATGTAATGTATATGGTCATGGGATGTTTAAACGGTGAAGCATCCATTGGCGGTCTTGCTAGAAACTGGATTGTAAGTTGGATTTTTAACTTTGTTGGAGCATTATTCGTTGCATATGTATTAGCATATCTTGGAGGTGTTGTTGCAGACCCTACAATTTCTGCTGGTGCAATGACAGTAGCTGAGACAAAGATTGGTCTTTCATGGGATCAAGCATTCATTAGAGCAATTGGTTGTAACTGGCTTGTATGTTTAGCTGTTTACCTTGCATTTGCATCTGATGATATTATTGGTAAAATTTTCGGTATTTGGTTCCCAATCATGGCGTTCGTTACCATTGGATTTGAGCACAGTGTTGCAAACATGTTCTTCTTACCATTAGGTATGTTCTTAGGCGCTGAAGGTGTAACTTGGAGTACAATTATCCTCAACAACCTTATTCCTGTAACTTTAGGTAATATTGTTGGTGGAGCTATTTTCGTAGCATGTATATATTACTTTGTTTATGTGAGAAAGTCATAG
- a CDS encoding FmdE family protein, with protein MMNEEDYMEQLKIAGDFHGEICGGVTVGTKMAMYGLELMGMELNQKHKNLMVFLENERCTADAIQAVTKCSMGKRSLKQMYYGKFAVTFYNMDTGEAIRITDADANKKSSCKEDIPDMIERFKTTPPEDLFNVQKVKIKELDESQIPGNPHKTEVCSVCGEKVTDNHHVIKDGKVMCKACAEGGYYEVIDE; from the coding sequence ATTATGAATGAAGAAGATTATATGGAACAGTTAAAAATAGCTGGTGACTTCCATGGTGAAATTTGTGGAGGGGTAACAGTTGGAACTAAAATGGCTATGTATGGTCTTGAATTAATGGGAATGGAATTAAATCAGAAACATAAAAACTTAATGGTCTTTTTAGAAAATGAACGATGTACTGCAGATGCTATTCAGGCAGTAACCAAATGTTCTATGGGTAAAAGATCTTTAAAACAAATGTATTATGGGAAATTTGCAGTTACTTTTTACAACATGGATACGGGCGAAGCTATTAGGATAACTGATGCTGATGCTAATAAAAAATCTTCATGTAAAGAAGATATTCCAGACATGATTGAAAGGTTTAAGACAACCCCTCCTGAAGATCTATTCAATGTACAAAAAGTAAAAATTAAGGAGCTTGATGAATCTCAAATTCCAGGAAATCCTCATAAAACAGAAGTTTGTTCAGTTTGTGGCGAAAAAGTCACTGATAATCATCATGTAATAAAGGATGGTAAAGTGATGTGTAAGGCATGTGCTGAAGGCGGTTACTACGAGGTAATTGATGAGTAA
- the fdhD gene encoding formate dehydrogenase accessory sulfurtransferase FdhD — protein sequence MKLTENIDAVIYKNGIKEEKKEVVVNDQIVEMIINNTITRRFSVIYDSLEEFTAGYLLGESLIDNVEDIKSIAISDDIINVQVKKENVADKETVLCSDASGGQRCKINEVNPLPSTLKVTKEELIENMEKLKEKAAIWSATGGAHVAALVYEDKFIVKEDVSRHVAVDKAIGAGLLEGVDLRKSYIIYSGRMPADMVIKIDRAQIQMLVSNAAPSLSGCKIAKEGNITLVGFLRGNRFNIYTNPERVIF from the coding sequence TTGAAATTAACAGAAAATATTGATGCAGTAATCTACAAAAATGGAATAAAAGAAGAGAAAAAGGAAGTTGTTGTAAATGACCAAATAGTTGAAATGATAATTAACAATACAATTACTCGTAGATTTTCTGTTATTTATGACTCTTTAGAAGAATTTACTGCAGGTTATCTCCTTGGCGAATCATTAATTGATAATGTAGAAGACATCAAATCAATAGCTATTTCTGATGACATTATTAATGTTCAGGTAAAAAAAGAAAATGTAGCCGATAAAGAAACAGTTTTATGTTCTGATGCATCTGGTGGACAACGCTGCAAGATAAATGAAGTTAATCCACTCCCCAGTACACTAAAAGTGACAAAAGAAGAATTAATAGAAAATATGGAAAAATTAAAAGAAAAAGCTGCAATCTGGTCTGCCACTGGAGGAGCACATGTTGCTGCATTAGTTTACGAAGACAAATTCATTGTAAAAGAAGATGTAAGTAGACATGTTGCAGTTGATAAAGCTATTGGTGCAGGATTACTAGAAGGTGTTGATTTAAGAAAATCATATATTATATATAGTGGTAGAATGCCGGCAGATATGGTTATAAAAATAGACAGAGCCCAAATACAAATGCTTGTCTCAAATGCAGCACCTAGTTTATCTGGCTGTAAAATAGCTAAAGAAGGAAATATCACCCTCGTTGGATTTTTAAGAGGAAACCGTTTTAATATCTATACAAACCCAGAAAGAGTAATATTTTAA
- a CDS encoding NAD(+)/NADH kinase, whose protein sequence is MKIFINADTYKEVAIDTKKKLEEICSSYDIEIVGNASEADMIFSIGGDGTFLESARLSNGIPVIGINCGTLGFLTDVNPDDLEETIANILDGKYYIEERMMLEGKIIKENGEIIKIPHALNEIAVSKNTFGVVRFDAIVDGKLINSYTADGILVSTPTGSTAYNLSCGGPIADPTAKIITLTPIAPHTILNRSIILSDESVVSIKITELRNDTKSFVLYDGRPMEVTTGDTIKIRKSNYITKIVKLNWCSFIDNIRDNVK, encoded by the coding sequence ATGAAAATTTTCATTAATGCAGACACATATAAAGAGGTAGCTATTGACACAAAAAAGAAACTAGAAGAGATATGTAGCAGTTATGATATTGAAATTGTTGGTAATGCTTCAGAGGCAGACATGATTTTTTCAATAGGTGGAGATGGAACATTTTTAGAATCTGCTAGACTATCAAATGGCATTCCAGTTATTGGAATTAACTGTGGAACTTTAGGTTTTTTAACAGATGTTAATCCAGATGATTTGGAAGAAACAATTGCTAATATTTTAGATGGCAAATATTATATTGAAGAGAGAATGATGCTTGAGGGTAAAATAATAAAAGAAAACGGGGAAATAATTAAAATACCTCATGCACTTAATGAGATTGCTGTTTCTAAAAATACATTCGGAGTTGTGAGATTTGATGCTATTGTGGATGGTAAACTAATAAACTCATATACTGCTGATGGAATATTAGTTTCTACTCCTACTGGTTCAACTGCATATAACTTATCCTGCGGTGGTCCAATTGCAGATCCAACAGCAAAAATTATTACATTGACTCCAATAGCTCCACATACAATATTAAATAGGAGTATTATTCTTTCTGATGAGTCTGTTGTCAGTATAAAAATTACTGAACTTAGAAATGACACCAAATCTTTTGTATTGTATGATGGTCGTCCAATGGAAGTTACAACTGGTGACACTATAAAAATAAGAAAATCCAATTATATTACAAAGATTGTTAAACTTAACTGGTGTAGTTTTATTGATAATATTAGGGATAATGTAAAATAA
- a CDS encoding carbohydrate kinase family protein, which translates to MVKNIDLIAVGHTALDYIIRVKEFPKANYSSPIDDLKTFNGGAAANVAVIGANLGLSTSLVSAVGGDFKDSPYYKQMVDLNIDTDSFIVVPGESTPTAFVLTDENEDQISYFYWGASKEFENSNAPTKAINDAEAIHLATGSPEFNLKCGHEAKEAGLLVSFDPGQDLGMYEPESLKEVIKNTDILFGNHHEIERIQFNLDLDIQGLRELGPDIIVKTCGGNGSVIYSNEDKIEVDAVLREAIDPTGAGDSYRAGFLTRFLNGESIEESAKFASAVSSFIVEAQGCQTKAPTFDEAYERMNEFYNI; encoded by the coding sequence ATGGTAAAAAACATTGATTTAATAGCAGTGGGACATACTGCTCTTGATTATATTATACGAGTTAAAGAATTTCCTAAAGCTAATTATTCATCACCTATTGATGATTTAAAAACATTTAACGGTGGTGCAGCTGCAAACGTTGCAGTTATTGGTGCTAATCTTGGATTATCCACCTCATTAGTTTCTGCTGTTGGTGGAGATTTCAAAGATAGCCCTTACTATAAGCAGATGGTTGACTTGAATATTGATACAGACTCATTTATTGTTGTTCCAGGAGAATCTACTCCAACTGCATTTGTATTAACTGATGAAAATGAAGATCAAATCAGTTACTTCTATTGGGGTGCTTCTAAAGAGTTTGAAAACAGCAATGCTCCAACAAAAGCAATAAACGATGCAGAAGCAATACATTTAGCTACTGGAAGCCCTGAATTTAATTTAAAGTGTGGTCATGAAGCTAAAGAAGCAGGATTATTAGTATCATTTGACCCAGGACAAGATTTAGGAATGTACGAACCAGAAAGCCTTAAAGAAGTAATAAAAAACACAGACATTCTCTTTGGAAATCATCATGAAATTGAAAGAATCCAATTTAATCTTGATTTAGATATTCAAGGATTAAGAGAATTAGGTCCAGATATTATTGTTAAAACCTGCGGTGGAAATGGAAGTGTTATCTACTCAAATGAAGATAAAATTGAAGTGGATGCAGTATTACGTGAAGCCATTGATCCTACAGGTGCTGGAGATTCCTATAGAGCAGGATTTTTAACTAGATTCCTTAATGGAGAATCTATAGAAGAATCTGCAAAATTTGCATCTGCAGTTTCCTCATTTATTGTAGAAGCTCAAGGTTGTCAAACTAAAGCACCAACCTTCGATGAAGCTTATGAAAGAATGAATGAATTTTACAACATCTAA
- a CDS encoding Ig-like domain-containing protein produces the protein MKTTKKLLIFMVLLVSLLSISAVSAADVNDTAVDVVGDETTDIPTIPDDTTDTPESPVENDTTDIPVENSTEGDNETTITSPIVTEDLEMFYKNGTRYEVTITDSNGNPLANQTVTITINGIDYTRITNENGIASLAINLNPGIYTVTATFNGTSINSTITVLSTLTSDNVIKYYKNGTQYYVTVVDGQGNPIANQKVYLNINGVIYERITNENGTAKLNINLNPGNYIITATCGSSVTSNKITVNKMPTSVKVTNTTINKNGRLEFTVTSNGKPIAGERVYFVYNDIAYYSISDENSVASIGIGLPEGKYTFMVGIIDNMFYANALVYTTVTVQ, from the coding sequence ATGAAAACTACCAAAAAACTATTAATATTTATGGTTTTATTAGTTTCTTTATTATCCATTTCAGCAGTTAGTGCTGCAGATGTAAATGATACAGCTGTAGATGTAGTTGGAGATGAGACAACTGATATCCCAACTATCCCAGATGACACAACTGACACACCTGAATCTCCAGTAGAAAATGACACTACTGACATCCCTGTAGAAAACTCTACAGAAGGAGATAATGAGACTACTATTACTTCACCAATAGTTACTGAAGATCTTGAGATGTTTTACAAAAATGGAACTAGATACGAAGTGACTATAACTGACAGTAATGGAAATCCATTAGCTAACCAAACTGTAACCATTACAATCAATGGTATTGATTACACTAGAATTACTAATGAAAACGGTATTGCTAGTTTAGCTATTAATTTAAACCCTGGAATTTACACTGTAACAGCTACATTTAATGGAACTTCCATTAATTCCACAATAACTGTTTTAAGTACTTTAACTTCAGACAATGTTATTAAATACTACAAAAACGGCACCCAATACTATGTGACCGTAGTTGATGGACAAGGAAACCCAATTGCTAACCAAAAAGTATACTTAAACATTAACGGAGTTATCTACGAAAGAATAACCAACGAAAACGGTACAGCAAAACTAAACATCAACCTCAACCCAGGAAACTACATCATAACAGCTACTTGTGGTAGCTCAGTAACTTCAAATAAAATCACTGTTAACAAAATGCCAACAAGTGTTAAAGTTACAAACACTACAATTAATAAAAATGGAAGGTTAGAATTTACAGTAACCAGTAACGGTAAACCTATAGCTGGAGAAAGAGTATACTTTGTTTACAATGATATTGCATATTATTCAATATCTGATGAAAATAGTGTTGCATCCATTGGAATTGGATTACCTGAAGGAAAATACACTTTCATGGTAGGTATTATAGATAATATGTTCTATGCAAATGCATTAGTTTATACCACCGTTACTGTACAGTAG